One Leptospira wolbachii serovar Codice str. CDC genomic region harbors:
- a CDS encoding ABC transporter ATP-binding protein: MSKVILFDSVSFVRNDKKILDNVNFSLNQGDSLAIIGRNGAGKTTLINLLFGYSWPTTGSISAFGETYGETPMAPLQNRIGMVQPGHQESLLQRLTTFEMVLTGVIGTLGLYKDPTEKQEQTAKSLLNSIGLGHKINQTYSTLSSGEKMKVLLLRAFGVGKEILVLDEPTATLDITARTDFGKSLSQLKTKNPHLTRILITHRIEEIPEDFSKVLLMKEGKVLSFGDKDKVLTDKNLSDLYDLDLQVNEKKGQYSVTVLS, from the coding sequence ATGAGTAAGGTGATTCTTTTTGATTCTGTTTCTTTTGTTAGAAACGATAAAAAGATATTAGATAACGTTAATTTTTCCTTAAACCAAGGAGATTCTCTTGCTATCATTGGTCGTAATGGTGCCGGGAAAACGACTCTCATCAACCTTCTCTTTGGTTATTCTTGGCCCACGACAGGTTCCATTTCTGCCTTTGGGGAAACTTATGGCGAAACACCCATGGCACCTTTGCAAAATCGAATCGGAATGGTGCAACCAGGCCACCAAGAATCCTTATTACAAAGACTCACTACTTTTGAAATGGTTCTCACCGGAGTGATTGGAACCTTAGGCCTTTACAAAGACCCAACAGAAAAACAAGAACAAACCGCCAAATCCTTGTTAAACTCCATAGGTCTGGGACATAAAATAAACCAAACCTATAGCACACTTTCTTCTGGGGAAAAAATGAAGGTTTTACTTTTACGTGCTTTTGGTGTAGGAAAAGAAATCCTCGTTCTAGATGAACCGACAGCCACCTTAGACATCACAGCAAGGACTGATTTCGGAAAATCATTATCGCAATTAAAGACAAAGAATCCTCATCTAACAAGGATACTTATCACTCATCGGATTGAAGAAATTCCAGAAGACTTTTCCAAAGTATTGTTAATGAAAGAGGGAAAGGTTTTAAGTTTCGGAGACAAAGACAAAGTATTAACTGACAAAAATCTATCAGATCTCTATGATTTAGACCTTCAAGTAAACGAAAAAAAAGGACAGTATTCCGTTACTGTCCTTTCCTAA
- a CDS encoding DUF445 domain-containing protein, giving the protein MIPFTYGFVGWVTNWLALKMTFYPIQFVGIPPYLGWQGIIPRKAHKMASKSVDVITERLLNIREVFLKVDPKKAELVFLPALESSIRYTMREFSDTLDPKLWDMIPEVVREEIYHKVKRESGVTIRKVIRKLQRDIDSLFDVKALVLKKLSGNNVGLVVELFKEVGAPEFRFIERSGFYFGFLLGLVQMVFMIYFPLVWTLPIQGVIVGYLTNYLALEMIFRPLLPKKFFGIFTYQGLFLKRQSEVSRLYAKLVSEKILTPKNILSELIFGKASNDIISIIRKEVIQHVDTITFLAKPALYASGKIEEFDAAKERIAVAMADNAVEKSFHLEEYLGEALEIEKMMGDRMSALPPKEFESILRSAFQEDELLLILVGAALGAMVGWFQMVFIV; this is encoded by the coding sequence ATGATTCCCTTTACCTACGGATTTGTGGGTTGGGTAACAAACTGGCTTGCCCTCAAGATGACCTTTTATCCGATCCAGTTTGTAGGAATCCCACCGTATTTGGGCTGGCAAGGAATCATTCCTAGAAAGGCACATAAAATGGCCAGTAAGTCCGTAGATGTCATTACGGAGCGCCTTCTCAATATCAGAGAAGTTTTTTTAAAAGTAGATCCTAAAAAAGCAGAATTGGTTTTTTTACCGGCCCTAGAGTCTAGCATTCGCTATACGATGAGAGAGTTTTCTGACACTCTCGATCCCAAACTTTGGGATATGATTCCCGAAGTGGTGCGGGAAGAAATCTACCATAAGGTCAAAAGAGAAAGTGGTGTTACTATCCGAAAGGTGATTCGAAAACTCCAGAGAGATATCGATTCTTTATTTGATGTAAAGGCCTTAGTATTAAAAAAACTTTCCGGCAATAATGTAGGCCTTGTGGTAGAACTTTTTAAAGAGGTGGGGGCTCCCGAGTTTCGATTCATTGAAAGGTCTGGTTTTTATTTTGGATTTTTACTTGGTCTTGTCCAAATGGTTTTTATGATTTATTTTCCTTTGGTTTGGACTCTTCCCATCCAAGGTGTGATTGTCGGATACCTCACGAACTACCTCGCATTAGAAATGATCTTTCGGCCCCTACTTCCCAAAAAGTTTTTTGGAATTTTTACCTACCAAGGTTTGTTTTTAAAAAGACAATCGGAAGTTTCGAGACTCTATGCAAAACTGGTAAGCGAAAAAATCTTAACGCCAAAAAACATTTTATCCGAACTTATTTTTGGCAAGGCATCTAATGACATCATCTCGATCATTCGAAAAGAAGTGATCCAACATGTGGACACCATCACTTTTCTCGCCAAACCGGCGCTTTATGCTTCTGGAAAAATCGAAGAGTTTGATGCTGCCAAAGAAAGGATCGCCGTAGCTATGGCTGACAATGCTGTGGAAAAATCGTTTCATTTAGAAGAGTATTTAGGTGAGGCCTTGGAGATAGAAAAGATGATGGGGGACAGAATGTCCGCCCTTCCTCCCAAAGAATTTGAATCAATTTTACGATCTGCGTTTCAAGAAGATGAATTGTTATTAATTTTAGTAGGTGCCGCGCTTGGTGCTATGGTGGGCTGGTTTCAAATGGTATTTATTGTATGA
- a CDS encoding NAD-dependent epimerase/dehydratase family protein produces the protein MTKTILITGGSGVLGKKLLFGLIEDYKIIAIGKNYASFPDSIRFHKNFKFYERDLASIHTVEEFLIPESIDLILHLAAVVSGVKVTEEVYHQINVNSTKLLVEFAKTKNVPHFGFVSSVSVYGSKEINLNIDSERFGTTIYAKTKALAEDYVLNSGKAYSLFRMASIYGKGTKSFISKLRSLTKRGVYPYISSHRKKSLLHIEDATKTLVTWTKQTLNGKPPKPVYVFSHPEFVTVNQVVQTFQELGIAGRFLFPIPVGGFWSKIVELVFRLLSYLKRKPFHGSPLQPLLESVAIYDSQSFENLGIFPERDLRKGLTDYQ, from the coding sequence ATGACAAAGACAATACTCATCACAGGAGGAAGCGGGGTTCTTGGGAAAAAATTATTGTTTGGTTTGATTGAAGATTATAAGATCATTGCCATCGGTAAAAACTATGCGAGTTTTCCCGATTCCATTCGCTTCCATAAAAATTTTAAATTTTACGAAAGAGATCTCGCCTCCATACACACAGTTGAAGAATTTTTAATTCCGGAATCCATCGATTTGATCCTACATTTAGCTGCGGTAGTTTCAGGAGTCAAAGTCACAGAAGAAGTTTACCACCAAATCAATGTTAATTCTACAAAACTATTAGTAGAATTTGCAAAAACAAAGAATGTTCCCCATTTCGGATTTGTAAGTTCTGTTTCTGTATATGGATCCAAAGAAATCAATTTAAACATCGATAGTGAAAGATTTGGAACCACCATTTATGCCAAAACAAAAGCATTGGCAGAAGATTATGTATTAAATTCAGGGAAGGCTTACTCTTTATTTCGAATGGCGAGTATCTACGGCAAAGGAACAAAAAGTTTTATATCAAAACTACGTTCCCTCACAAAACGAGGGGTCTATCCGTACATTTCTTCCCATCGCAAAAAATCCCTCCTTCATATTGAGGATGCCACCAAAACCTTAGTGACTTGGACCAAACAAACATTAAATGGGAAACCACCAAAACCTGTGTATGTATTTTCGCACCCCGAATTCGTGACTGTAAACCAAGTAGTGCAGACCTTTCAGGAGCTTGGGATCGCAGGAAGATTCCTTTTCCCCATTCCTGTGGGTGGATTTTGGTCAAAAATTGTGGAATTGGTCTTCCGCCTTCTGTCTTACTTAAAAAGAAAACCTTTCCATGGCTCCCCTCTCCAACCTTTATTAGAATCAGTGGCCATTTATGATTCCCAGTCTTTTGAAAATTTGGGAATTTTTCCAGAACGAGATTTACGAAAAGGACTCACTGACTATCAATAA